In Indicator indicator isolate 239-I01 chromosome 29, UM_Iind_1.1, whole genome shotgun sequence, the following are encoded in one genomic region:
- the NT5C gene encoding 5'(3')-deoxyribonucleotidase, cytosolic type, whose product MASAAGSLRVLVDMDGVLADFEGAVLRDFRARFPGEPRVELPERQGFSVREQYRSLREDLADKVASVYESPGFFLRLDPIPGALEAMQEMIHMQDTEVFICTSPLRKYEHCIVEKYQWVEKHLGPEFVERIILTRDKTVVAADLLFDDKDTIRGAEPNPSWEHILFTCCHNRHVQLPAPRRRLLSWADDWKGILDSKRRQ is encoded by the exons ATGGCCAGCGCGGCCGGCTCGCTGCGGGTGCTGGTGGACATGGACGGGGTCCTGGCCGACTTCGAGGGCGCGGTGCTGCGGGATTTCCGTGCCCGCTTCCCCGGGGAGCCGCGGGTGGAACTGCCGGAACGGCAGGGCTTCTCCGTGCGGGAGCAGTACCGGAGCCTGCGGGAGGACCTGGCG GATAAGGTAGCCAGTGTCTATGAATCCCCTGGCTTCTTTCTAAGGTTGGATCCAATTCCAGGAGCCCTTGAGGCCATGCAGGAGATGATCCACATGCAGGA CACTGAGGTCTTTATCTGCACAAGTCCTCTCCGGAAATACGAGCACTGCATCGTGGAGAAG TATCAGTGGGTAGAGAAGCACCTGGGACCCGAGTTTGTGGAACGGATTATCCTAACCCGAGATAAGACGGTCGTGGCTGCTGACTTGCTCTTTGATGACAAGGATACCATCAGAG GTGCAGAGCCAAACCCGAGCTGGGAGCACATCCTGTTCACCTGCTGCCACAACAGGCACGTCCAGCTGCCAGCACCGCGCCGGAGGCTGCTCTCCTGGGCCGACGACTGGAAGGGCATCTTGGACAGCAAGCGCAGGCAGTGA
- the JPT1 gene encoding jupiter microtubule associated homolog 1, whose amino-acid sequence MTTTTTFSGMDPSGRNSSRVLRPPGGGSNFSLGFDEPKEQPVRRNKMASSIFGTPEENPPSWAKASGTKPGEIRDDCQSSGPQRTNSTEANCGDFVDAKGGDVGGETSEITEADVEAAPGQNEEKSLPAAPVPSPVAPAPAPSRRNPPGGKSSLVLG is encoded by the exons ATGACAACCACGACCACCTTTTCGGGCATGGACCCCAGTGGcaggaacagctccag agtGCTGCGTCCTCCTGGAGGTGGGTCCAACTTCTCCTTGGGCTTTGATGAGCCAAAAGAGCAACCTGTGCGGAGGAACAAGATGGCATCCAGCATCTTTGGAACTCCTGAAGAAAATCCTCCTTCCTGGGCTAAAGCATCAG GGACTAAGCCAGGTGAAATCAGAGACGACTGTCAGTCATCTGGACCACAAAGAACAAACTCAACTGAAGCAAACTGTGGAGACTTTGTAgatgccaag GGAGGAGATGTTGGTGGTGAAACTTCTG AAATCACTGAGGCTGATGTAGAAGCTGCCCCAGGTCAGAATGAAGAAaaatccctgcctgctgcacctGTTCCTAGCCCAGTAGCACCAGCACCTGCACCGTCCAGGAGAAATCCACCTGGTGGCAAGTCCAGCCTAGTCCTCGGTTAA
- the SUMO2 gene encoding small ubiquitin-related modifier 2 isoform X2 — MADEKPKEGVKTENNDHINLKVAGQDGSVVQFKIKRHTPLSKLMKAYCERQLEMEDEDTIDVFQQQTGGVY; from the exons ATGGCCGACGAGAAGCCCAAG GAaggagtgaagactgaaaaCAATGACCACATTAATCTGAAGGTGGCAGGGCAAGATGGGTCTGTGGTGCAGTTTAAGATTAAGAGGCACACACCACTTAGTAAACTAATGAAAGCCTATTGTGAACGACAG TTGGAAATGGAGGATGAAGATACAATTGATGTGTTCCAGCAGCAAACAGGAGGAGTTTactaa
- the SUMO2 gene encoding small ubiquitin-related modifier 2 isoform X1, with the protein MADEKPKEGVKTENNDHINLKVAGQDGSVVQFKIKRHTPLSKLMKAYCERQGLSMRQIRFRFDGQPINETDTPAQLEMEDEDTIDVFQQQTGGVY; encoded by the exons ATGGCCGACGAGAAGCCCAAG GAaggagtgaagactgaaaaCAATGACCACATTAATCTGAAGGTGGCAGGGCAAGATGGGTCTGTGGTGCAGTTTAAGATTAAGAGGCACACACCACTTAGTAAACTAATGAAAGCCTATTGTGAACGACAG GGGTTGTCGATGAGGCAAATCAGATTCCGGTTCGATGGGCAGCCAATTAATGAAACAGACACACCTGCACAG TTGGAAATGGAGGATGAAGATACAATTGATGTGTTCCAGCAGCAAACAGGAGGAGTTTactaa